The following coding sequences lie in one Lolium perenne isolate Kyuss_39 chromosome 2, Kyuss_2.0, whole genome shotgun sequence genomic window:
- the LOC127329550 gene encoding cysteine-rich receptor-like protein kinase 10: MDLRSSITPWDLECMLCDETAEPKALPLSLLEEITDSFSDEQRIGSGGFAVVYRGMLKNRTVAVKRMSNTHMYEKEFQREVECLMMVRHKNVVRFLGCCADTQGSMERYNGKYVMADVQQRLLCFEYLPKGSLLEYITGTSHGLPWRNRYQIIKGICEGLHYLHRKNIVHLDLKPANILLGDNWVPKITDFGISRCFDDMQSQFITRIGGTNGYLAPESFNHTEVTYRHSYRLDIYSLGVVIIEILTGKKGYHDVDKVVESWSSMLEKSQCDVQLKQVRVCAEIGIECIDPNPVNRPDTQHIIDRIDETESMDEYTEAGVITSQQLQLGALVLERENKQI, from the exons ATGGATCTTCGATCTAGCATTACACCGTGGGACCTGGAGTGCATGTTATGCGATGAAACAGCAGAGCCGAAGGCTCTGCCACTATCACTTTTGGAAGAAATCACAGATAGTTTCTCTGATGAGCAGAGAATTGGCAGCGGTGGGTTCGCGGTGGTTTATAGG GGAATGCTGAAGAATAGGACAGTGGCCGTGAAGAGGATGTCGAATACGCATATGTACGAGAAGGAGTTCCAGCGAGAAGTTGAATGTCTCATGATGGTGAGGCACAAAAATGTAGTAAGGTTTCTAGGATGTTGTGCTGACACACAAGGGAGTATGGAAAGGTACAATGGAAAATATGTCATGGCGGATGTACAACAAAGGTTGCTCTGCTTTGAGTATCTTCCTAAAGGGAGTCTTCTTGAGTATATCACCG GTACCTCTCACGGGCTTCCTTGGAGAAACCGCTATCAAATTATCAAGGGAATTTGTGAAGGGTTACATTATCTTCATCGGAAAAATATTGTCCACTTAGATCTAAAGCCAGCGAATATATTGTTGGGTGATAATTGGGTACCAAAAATTACTGATTTTGGTATATCAAGGTGCTTTGATGATATGCAAAGCCAGTTTATTACTAGGATAGGTGGAACGAA CGGATATTTGGCACCAGAATCTTTTAACCATACTGAAGTCACATACCGGCATTCCTACCGGCTTGATATCTACAGTCTTGGTGTAGTAATCATAGAGATACTCACCGGAAAGAAGGGGTATCATGACGTTGACAAG GTGGTTGAAAGTTGGAGTAGCATGTTAGAGAAATCACAGTGCGATGTACAACTGAAGCAAGTACGAGTTTGTGCTGAGATAGGAATAGAGTGCATCGACCCCAATCCAGTTAACAGACCAGATACACAACATATAATCGATAGAATCGATGAAACAGAAAGTATGGATGAATACACTGAAGCTGGCGTGATTACTTCACAGCAG CTGCAGCTGGGAGCACTGGTTCTCGAGAGGGAAAATAAGCAAATTTGA
- the LOC139829839 gene encoding putative disease resistance RPP13-like protein 1, whose protein sequence is MLTGTAHALWLCYQQLNPDIRRCIEYCSIFPKGFKLIKNELFPLWIAQGFVRISCATEDMEDVAEGYVQELVSYSFLQPEGTSSDTNCFTIHDVLHDMFDKISGNFFRIENARSEREGWKGDVPRDVHHLFVQKYDEELIGEKILGLDNLLTLIVYVVETDVLIEEKVIESICKRLRKLRVLAIAFSKEHRAIMQPDEFSIPKSICQLKHLCYFAFRTKASCTLILPRSLNKLHHVQLLDFGDCDNVEFTFGELVNLRHIFYGFNVKFPNISRLISLQTVPSFTVRNEPGYEIEQLRDLNSLRRSLVISGLANVKSKEEALEANLAGKERLRDLAMLWGDSETRCSPEVEAEILEGMCPPVGLQELQLDGYKGSRYPDWMVGKQDGGPKYVQSLCFQHSSRPGPASELAKAFPHLRVLKLWWCSWDALPGSMEYLTSLKELGIHRCLNIRSLPTLPQSLEDFVLSRCDDKFMKSCQTFRHPNWQKIEHIPRKRFQ, encoded by the coding sequence ATGTTGACTGGCACCGCACATGCTCTTTGGTTGTGCTATCAACAACTTAATCCGGACATCAGGCGATGCATCGAGTATTGCAGTATTTTCCCCAAAggattcaagttgataaagaacGAGTTATTTCCCCTATGGATAGCGCAAGGGTTTGTAAGGATCAGCTGTGCAACAGAGGACATGGAAGATGTAGCTGAGGGCTATGTTCAAGAATTAGTGTCATACTCGTTTCTGCAACCAGAAGGAACTAGTTCTGATACTAATTGCTTTACAATTCATGATGTGCTGCATGATATGTTTGACAAGATCTCTGGAAATTTTTTCAGAATCGAGAATGCAAGGAGTGAGAGAGAAGGATGGAAAGGAGATGTCCCTCGAGATGTCCATCATCTCTTCGTTCAGAAATATGATGAAGAATTGATTGGTGAGAAGATCCTTGGATTGGATAATTTGCTCACTCTTATTGTGTATGTTGTTGAAACGGATGTACTGATTGAGGAAAAAGTCATTGAGAGTATATGCAAGAGGCTGCGAAAATTGCGGGTACTAGCCATTGCTTTCAGCAAGGAACATCGTGCAATCATGCAACCCGATGAGTTTTCGATCCCAAAATCAATTTGTCAACTAAAGCACCTATGCTATTTTGCTTTCAGGACAAAGGCGTCATGCACGTTAATTTTACCAAGATCACTAAATAAACTTCACCATGTCCAGCTCCTAGATTTTGGTGATTGCGATAATGTGGAGTTCACCTTTGGTGAACTTGTCAACTTGCGGCACATATTCTACGGATTTAACGTGAAATTTCCTAACATAAGCAGGCTAATCTCGCTCCAAACAGTACCATCGTTCACAGTAAGGAATGAACCAGGGTATGAGATAGAGCAGTTGAGGGACCTAAACAGCCTTCGCAGGAGTCTGGTGATCAGCGGTCTTGCTAATGTTAAAAGCAAGGAGGAAGCTCTTGAAGCCAATTTAGCTGGCAAGGAACGGCTCAGAGATCTGGCAATGTTGTGGGGTGATAGTGAAACAAGGTGCAGTCCAGAAGTCGAAGCAGAGATACTTGAGGGCATGTGCCCTCCCGTGGGGCTTCAAGAACTGCAATTGGATGGCTACAAAGGTTCGAGGTACCCAGATTGGATGGTGGGTAAGCAGGATGGTGGCCCAAAGTACGTGCAATCTCTGTGCTTCCAGCATTCCAGCCGACCAGGACCTGCGTCTGAACTTGCTAAGGCTTTTCCTCATCTTCGTGTGCTCAAGCTTTGGTGGTGTAGCTGGGACGCCTTACCAGGCAGTATGGAGTACCTCACATCACTCAAGGAACTGGGGATCCACAGATGCTTGAATATCCGGTCTCTTCCAACACTGCCCCAGTCTCTTGAGGATTTTGTTCTTTCTCGCTGCGATGATAAGTTCATGAAGTCTTGTCAAACTTTCAGACATCCAAACTGGCAAAAGATTGAGCACATCCCTAGGAAAAGATTTCAGTGA